In the genome of Xanthomonas translucens pv. cerealis, one region contains:
- the treS gene encoding maltose alpha-D-glucosyltransferase, with the protein MNAAVALSADSEASPLVRDALWYKDAIIYQVHVKSFFDSNDDGIGDFPGLISKLDYIADLGVDTIWLLPFYPSPRRDDGYDIAEYMAVHPDYGSIADFERLVAQAHARGIRVVTELVINHTSDQHSWFQRARNAPAGSPERDFYVWSDSDQDYAGTRIIFCDTENSNWTWDPVAGQYFWHRFYSHQPDLNFDNPAVLEAVLEVMRFWLDLGVDGLRLDAVPYLIERDGTSNENLPETHAILRRIRATLDAEYPDRMLLAEANMWPEDTQQYFGENADECHMAFHFPLMPRMYMAIAREDRFPITDIMRQTPEIPESCQWAIFLRNHDELTLEMVTDSERDYLWQTYAADRRARINLGIRRRLAPLLERDRRRIELMTSLLLSMPGTPVLYYGDEIGMGDNIHLGDRDGVRTPMQWSIDRNGGFSRADPAALVLPPIMDPLYGFQAVNVEAQQRDQHSLLTWTRRILSVRKRYRAFGRGTLRFLYPGNRRLLAYLRCHEDETVLCVANLSHTLQAVELDLSEFEGRVPVDIIGGGSFPPIGRLTYLLTVPAFGFYAFQLVGNATLPDWHVPTPMPLPDYQTLVLRGAADADALLPHRGTLERDILPAWLSTRRWFAAKDRTLRSVRIARRTTLPGTDALTMLEIEAELDHGNYERYMLPLGIVWDREQPSVLAEQLALARVRHGREVGYLTDGFALKSLTRTTLAALRAGTVLSVDGETHTGVDAAPEQIRFCATPALATVEIADDAEIRWLSAEQSNSSLIVGDKAVFKLLRRVCAGANPEIELGERLTAIGYANAAPLFGHVTRVDAQGVETTLALLQGFVRNQGDAWRWTLDHLARGAEEYAAAQDDAAREESVAGYDAFAAVVGRRLAELHDVLAQPTDAAAFAPQPVDTAAAQQVVARVEHEVQAMWDTVSAHRESSEDAADRATVDALLAQRPRLDAWLRQAPALLAGALLTRVHGDFHLGQILVAFDDVVLIDFEGEPAKSLDARRAKASPLHDVAGFLRSLDYASEVSARGEEGTAARAGVGLDTVLDAFLSAFRRRASATFLAAYREVLDASPHPWVAPAAFDTTTLLFLIEKASYEIRYEAANRPAWIMVPIQGLLRILERFPAPEEAMQ; encoded by the coding sequence ATGAATGCTGCAGTTGCATTGTCCGCCGACAGCGAGGCAAGCCCGCTGGTGCGCGACGCGCTCTGGTACAAGGACGCGATCATCTACCAGGTGCACGTCAAGTCGTTCTTCGACTCCAACGACGACGGCATCGGCGATTTCCCCGGCCTGATCTCCAAACTCGACTACATCGCCGACCTCGGCGTGGACACCATCTGGCTGCTGCCGTTCTATCCCAGCCCGCGCCGCGACGACGGCTACGACATCGCCGAATACATGGCGGTGCACCCGGATTACGGCAGCATCGCCGACTTCGAACGGCTGGTGGCACAGGCGCATGCGCGCGGCATCCGCGTGGTCACCGAACTGGTGATCAACCACACCTCGGACCAGCATTCCTGGTTCCAGCGCGCACGCAATGCGCCGGCCGGCTCGCCGGAGCGCGACTTCTACGTGTGGTCCGACAGCGACCAGGATTACGCCGGCACCCGCATCATCTTCTGCGACACCGAGAACTCCAACTGGACCTGGGACCCGGTCGCCGGGCAATACTTCTGGCACCGGTTCTACTCGCACCAGCCCGACCTGAACTTCGACAACCCGGCGGTGCTGGAAGCGGTGCTGGAAGTGATGCGCTTCTGGCTCGACCTGGGCGTGGACGGCCTGCGCCTGGACGCGGTGCCGTACCTGATCGAGCGCGACGGCACCTCCAACGAGAACCTGCCCGAGACCCACGCCATCCTGCGCCGCATCCGCGCCACGCTGGACGCCGAATATCCCGACCGCATGCTGCTGGCCGAGGCCAACATGTGGCCGGAAGACACCCAGCAGTATTTCGGCGAAAACGCCGACGAATGCCACATGGCGTTCCACTTCCCGTTGATGCCGCGCATGTACATGGCGATCGCGCGCGAGGACCGCTTCCCGATCACCGACATCATGCGCCAGACCCCGGAAATCCCGGAGAGCTGCCAGTGGGCGATCTTCCTGCGCAACCACGACGAACTGACCCTGGAAATGGTCACCGACTCGGAGCGCGACTACCTGTGGCAGACCTACGCCGCCGACCGCCGCGCGCGCATCAATTTAGGCATCCGCCGGCGCCTGGCGCCGCTGCTCGAACGCGACCGCCGCCGCATCGAACTGATGACCTCGCTGCTGCTGAGCATGCCCGGCACGCCGGTGCTGTACTACGGCGACGAGATCGGCATGGGCGACAACATCCACCTCGGCGACCGCGACGGCGTGCGCACGCCGATGCAATGGTCGATCGACCGCAATGGCGGCTTCTCGCGCGCCGATCCGGCCGCGCTGGTGTTGCCGCCGATCATGGATCCGCTGTACGGCTTCCAGGCGGTCAACGTCGAAGCGCAGCAGCGCGACCAGCATTCGCTGCTGACCTGGACCCGGCGCATCCTGTCGGTGCGCAAGCGCTACCGCGCCTTCGGCCGCGGTACGTTGCGCTTCCTGTATCCCGGCAACCGCCGCCTGCTCGCCTACCTGCGCTGCCACGAGGACGAGACCGTGCTGTGCGTGGCCAACCTGTCGCACACGCTGCAGGCGGTGGAACTGGACCTGTCCGAATTCGAAGGCCGGGTGCCGGTGGACATCATCGGCGGCGGCAGCTTCCCGCCGATCGGGCGCCTGACCTACCTGCTCACCGTGCCGGCGTTCGGCTTCTACGCGTTCCAGCTGGTCGGCAACGCCACGCTGCCGGACTGGCACGTGCCCACGCCGATGCCGCTGCCCGACTACCAGACCCTGGTGCTGCGCGGCGCGGCCGATGCCGACGCGCTGCTGCCGCACCGGGGCACGCTGGAGCGTGACATCCTGCCGGCGTGGCTGTCCACGCGGCGCTGGTTCGCGGCCAAGGACCGCACGCTGCGCAGCGTGCGCATCGCCCGCCGCACCACGCTGCCCGGCACCGATGCATTGACCATGCTGGAGATCGAAGCGGAACTGGACCACGGCAACTACGAGCGCTACATGCTGCCGCTGGGCATCGTCTGGGACCGCGAACAACCCAGCGTGCTCGCCGAACAGCTGGCGTTGGCGCGGGTGCGGCATGGCCGCGAAGTCGGTTATCTGACCGACGGCTTTGCGCTGAAATCGCTGACCCGCACCACGCTTGCCGCATTGCGCGCCGGCACGGTGCTGTCGGTCGATGGCGAGACCCACACCGGGGTCGATGCCGCGCCCGAACAGATTCGCTTCTGTGCCACGCCGGCACTGGCCACCGTCGAAATCGCCGACGATGCCGAGATCCGCTGGTTGTCGGCAGAACAGAGCAACAGCTCGCTGATCGTCGGCGACAAGGCGGTGTTCAAGCTGCTGCGCCGCGTCTGTGCCGGCGCCAATCCCGAGATCGAACTCGGCGAGCGGCTGACCGCGATCGGTTACGCCAATGCCGCGCCCTTGTTCGGCCACGTCACCCGGGTCGATGCGCAGGGCGTGGAAACCACGCTGGCCCTGCTGCAGGGCTTCGTGCGCAACCAGGGCGATGCCTGGCGCTGGACCCTGGATCACCTGGCGCGCGGCGCCGAGGAATACGCCGCCGCGCAGGACGATGCCGCGCGCGAGGAGAGCGTGGCCGGCTACGACGCCTTCGCCGCCGTGGTCGGGCGGCGCCTGGCCGAACTGCACGACGTGCTGGCCCAGCCCACCGACGCCGCCGCATTCGCGCCGCAGCCGGTGGATACCGCCGCCGCGCAGCAGGTGGTCGCCCGCGTCGAGCACGAGGTGCAGGCGATGTGGGACACCGTGTCCGCGCATCGCGAGAGCAGCGAGGATGCCGCCGACCGCGCGACCGTGGATGCCTTGCTCGCGCAACGCCCGCGCCTGGACGCCTGGCTGCGGCAGGCGCCGGCCTTGCTCGCCGGCGCGTTGCTGACCCGCGTGCACGGCGATTTCCACCTCGGCCAGATCCTGGTCGCGTTCGACGACGTGGTGCTGATCGACTTCGAAGGCGAGCCGGCCAAGTCGCTGGACGCGCGCCGCGCCAAGGCCAGCCCGTTGCACGACGTGGCCGGCTTCCTGCGCTCGCTCGACTACGCCAGCGAAGTCTCCGCACGCGGCGAAGAGGGCACCGCGGCGCGCGCCGGGGTCGGCCTGGACACCGTGCTGGACGCCTTCCTGTCCGCGTTCCGCCGCCGCGCCAGCGCCACCTTCCTGGCCGCCTACCGCGAAGTGCTCGACGCCAGCCCGCACCCGTGGGTGGCGCCCGCCGCCTTCGACACCACCACCCTGTTGTTCCTGATCGAGAAGGCCAGCTATGAAATTCGTTACGAGGCCGCCAACCGCCCGGCCTGGATCATGGTGCCGATACAGGGACTGCTGCGCATACTCGAACGCTTTCCCGCGCCCGAGGAGGCGATGCAATGA
- the glgB gene encoding 1,4-alpha-glucan branching protein GlgB: MTDVGHTWDEATLRAFANARHGDPFAVLGAHRIGDARVLRSHLPGAEAVTAVLDDGREVPLQEGASPGFFAATLPDDSRYRLRIRWPGGEQDTEDAYAFGPQLSDFDLHLISEGHHLQLADALGANVVEVDGVRGTRFAVWAPNATRVAVIGDFNTWDARRHPMRLRHQAGVWELFVPGVEAGAHYKYALRGPRGEDLPAKADPVARRAELAPGTASIVADPTPYQWRDDAWMAARARRHSPSAPLSVYEIHAGSWMHADDGSMLDWDALADRLIPYVADMGFTHIELMPVTEHPFGGSWGYQPLGLFAPTARFGSPDGFARFVDRCHREDIGVIVDWVPAHFPTDAHGLAHFDGTSLYEHADPREGFHRDWNTLIYNHGRREVSGFLIASALEFLQRYHVDGLRVDAVASMLYRDYSRDAGEWVPNIHGGRENYETIAFLRRLNQVVAEHAPGAITIAEESTAWPGVTADLAHGGLGFNYKWNMGWMHDSLHYIELDPIYRRYHHGELTFSMVYAYSERFMLPISHDEVVHGKRSLLGRMPGDDWQRFANLRAYLGFMYTHPGRKLLFMGCEIAQPTEWNHDAALPWHLLDDPRHRGIQRLVRDLNRLYADHPALHARDDDPDGFAWIIGDDAGNSLYAYLRTAQGSDAPMLVVANLTPLVHHGYRIGVPRGGRWRELLNSDAEIYGGSNTGNGGSVRTEAVGAHGHPTSLALTIPPLGVLVLGLEE; the protein is encoded by the coding sequence ATGACTGATGTCGGCCACACCTGGGACGAGGCAACGCTGCGTGCGTTCGCCAACGCCCGCCACGGCGATCCGTTCGCCGTGCTCGGTGCGCACCGCATCGGCGACGCGCGCGTGCTGCGCAGCCACCTGCCCGGCGCCGAAGCGGTCACCGCGGTGCTCGACGACGGCCGCGAAGTGCCGCTGCAGGAAGGCGCCAGCCCCGGCTTCTTCGCCGCCACGTTGCCCGACGACAGCCGCTACCGGCTGCGCATCCGCTGGCCCGGCGGCGAGCAGGACACCGAGGACGCCTACGCGTTCGGCCCGCAACTCAGCGATTTCGACCTGCACCTGATATCCGAAGGCCACCACCTGCAACTGGCCGACGCGCTCGGCGCCAACGTGGTCGAAGTCGATGGCGTGCGCGGCACCCGCTTCGCGGTGTGGGCGCCCAACGCCACCCGCGTGGCGGTGATCGGCGATTTCAACACCTGGGACGCGCGCCGCCACCCGATGCGCCTGCGCCACCAGGCCGGCGTCTGGGAACTGTTCGTACCGGGCGTGGAAGCCGGCGCGCACTACAAGTACGCCCTGCGCGGCCCGCGCGGCGAAGACCTGCCGGCCAAGGCCGACCCGGTCGCGCGCCGCGCCGAACTGGCGCCCGGCACCGCCTCCATCGTGGCCGATCCCACCCCGTACCAGTGGCGCGACGACGCCTGGATGGCTGCGCGCGCGCGCCGCCACAGCCCCAGCGCACCGCTGAGCGTGTACGAGATCCACGCCGGCTCGTGGATGCACGCCGACGACGGCAGCATGCTCGACTGGGACGCCCTGGCCGACCGCCTGATTCCCTATGTCGCCGACATGGGCTTCACCCATATCGAACTGATGCCGGTCACCGAACACCCGTTCGGCGGCTCCTGGGGCTACCAGCCGCTGGGCCTGTTCGCGCCCACCGCGCGCTTCGGCTCGCCCGACGGCTTCGCCCGCTTCGTCGATCGCTGCCACCGCGAAGACATCGGCGTCATCGTCGACTGGGTGCCGGCGCATTTCCCCACCGACGCGCATGGCCTGGCCCATTTCGACGGCACCTCGCTGTACGAACACGCCGACCCGCGCGAAGGCTTCCACCGCGACTGGAACACCCTGATCTACAACCACGGCCGGCGCGAAGTCTCCGGCTTCCTGATCGCCAGCGCCCTGGAATTCCTGCAGCGCTACCATGTCGACGGCCTGCGCGTGGACGCCGTCGCCTCCATGCTCTATCGCGACTACAGCCGCGATGCCGGCGAGTGGGTGCCCAACATCCACGGCGGCCGCGAGAACTACGAGACCATCGCCTTCCTGCGCCGGCTCAACCAGGTCGTGGCCGAACACGCGCCCGGCGCCATCACCATCGCCGAAGAATCCACCGCCTGGCCCGGCGTCACCGCCGACCTGGCGCACGGCGGATTGGGCTTCAATTACAAATGGAACATGGGCTGGATGCACGACAGCCTGCACTACATCGAACTGGACCCCATCTACCGCCGCTACCACCACGGCGAACTGACCTTCAGCATGGTCTACGCGTATTCCGAGCGCTTCATGCTGCCCATCTCCCACGACGAAGTGGTGCACGGCAAGCGCTCCCTGCTCGGGCGCATGCCCGGCGACGACTGGCAGCGCTTCGCCAACCTGCGCGCGTACCTGGGCTTCATGTACACCCACCCCGGGCGCAAATTGCTGTTCATGGGCTGCGAAATCGCCCAGCCCACCGAGTGGAACCACGACGCCGCACTGCCCTGGCACCTACTCGACGACCCACGCCACCGCGGCATCCAGCGCCTGGTCCGCGACCTCAACCGCCTCTACGCCGACCACCCCGCGCTGCACGCCCGCGACGACGACCCCGACGGCTTCGCCTGGATCATCGGCGACGACGCCGGCAACAGCCTGTACGCCTACCTGCGCACCGCCCAGGGCAGCGACGCCCCGATGCTGGTGGTGGCCAACCTCACCCCGCTGGTGCACCACGGCTACCGCATCGGCGTACCCCGCGGCGGCCGCTGGCGCGAACTGCTGAACTCCGATGCCGAGATCTACGGCGGCAGCAACACCGGCAACGGCGGCAGTGTGCGCACCGAAGCCGTCGGTGCCCATGGGCATCCGACCTCGCTGGCGCTGACCATCCCGCCGCTGGGCGTGCTGGTGTTGGGGTTGGAGGAGTGA
- a CDS encoding XamI family restriction endonuclease — protein MTSAPPRWTTAELAEDAATSAAQFRTERLAVTDSWGTHYNQARGKFELLFKKLSDLNPKAITDDNLAEAYGLGLGEALRYLAGPPISDDDLQVIADVESIAPGVLKKNAEALRKVFGVIERVIDPHRFPWMETGGMPTEQQREAALLASSVLLAAQRIATERRNEGKDNQETMVKDYLRTLGFTEAPAAAINTIVKGPQAMQFCAECQLGERKADVVVRLHDTRLMAIECKVSNSSTNSVKRLNNDAAVKAEYWIKQFGTAQVVPSAALAGVFKVLNLEQAQTRGLSLFWSHDLEKLGLFIESTK, from the coding sequence ATGACGAGTGCGCCTCCACGGTGGACAACCGCCGAGCTTGCCGAAGACGCGGCCACTTCTGCCGCACAGTTCCGCACTGAGCGGCTGGCGGTCACTGACTCTTGGGGCACGCACTACAACCAAGCACGCGGCAAGTTCGAGCTGCTTTTCAAGAAGTTGAGCGACCTCAATCCGAAAGCGATCACAGATGACAACCTCGCCGAGGCTTATGGTCTAGGTCTTGGTGAGGCGCTTCGCTACTTGGCTGGCCCACCTATCTCAGACGACGATTTGCAGGTCATTGCTGATGTCGAGTCGATCGCGCCTGGCGTCTTGAAGAAAAATGCCGAAGCACTGCGCAAGGTGTTCGGCGTGATCGAGCGGGTGATCGATCCGCACCGCTTCCCGTGGATGGAAACTGGTGGGATGCCTACAGAACAGCAACGCGAGGCGGCGCTACTTGCCTCTTCGGTGCTCCTGGCCGCGCAGCGCATCGCTACCGAGCGACGCAACGAGGGCAAGGACAACCAAGAGACGATGGTGAAGGACTACCTTCGCACCCTTGGCTTCACCGAAGCCCCGGCGGCGGCAATAAATACTATCGTCAAGGGACCACAGGCCATGCAGTTCTGTGCAGAGTGTCAGCTCGGGGAGCGTAAGGCCGATGTTGTCGTGCGGCTGCACGACACGCGCCTAATGGCGATCGAGTGCAAGGTATCCAACAGCTCAACCAACAGCGTGAAACGTTTGAACAACGACGCGGCAGTCAAGGCCGAGTACTGGATTAAGCAGTTCGGCACCGCGCAAGTGGTGCCGTCCGCTGCGCTCGCTGGTGTCTTCAAGGTACTGAACCTCGAACAGGCGCAGACGCGAGGCCTTTCCCTGTTCTGGTCGCACGATCTCGAAAAGCTCGGTTTGTTTATCGAATCCACAAAATGA
- a CDS encoding Eco57I restriction-modification methylase domain-containing protein yields MQTEQELVALCLALIKDQDSLSAAEKKLTKTTPVSALKPREIDTIRKAIARGADPLGEAFSSIRSATERRAAGAVYTPAPIVRSMMTWLAAQGSPARIVDPGAGSGRFILAAGEAFPDAQLVAVEMDPLAALMLRANLSARGWTDRATVMVKDYREVKLPRCAGITAFIGNPPYVRHHDIGEDWKAWYASNFAGYGIKASALAGLHLHFFLQTRLLAKAGDVGAFITSAEWMDVNYGSALRRLLLDELGGIALHVLEPTVEAFPGTATTAAIACFRVGETARPVRVRFIDELTNLNGLTKGTDIPREQLQAASRWSIIVRPSAPAMAGDIELGELFRVHRGQVTGANGIWIAGEHAQGLPDRVKMPAVTKAKDLIQAGAHLNSAEVLRRVIDLPTDLDDFTKEERRRISSFLSWAKLHGADQSYIAQHRRAWWSVGLKAPAPILCTYMARRPPQFTLNACDARHINIAHGLYPREPLAAGIMASLVTWLNKNINTGSGRTYAGGLTKFEPKEIERLRIPSLENLHA; encoded by the coding sequence ATGCAGACAGAACAAGAGCTAGTCGCGCTGTGCCTGGCCCTGATCAAGGACCAAGACAGCCTGTCTGCGGCCGAAAAGAAGCTCACAAAGACCACTCCGGTGTCGGCTCTCAAGCCCCGGGAGATCGATACGATCCGCAAGGCGATCGCGCGCGGGGCTGACCCACTCGGCGAAGCGTTCTCTTCGATCCGCTCGGCCACCGAGCGCCGCGCGGCAGGAGCCGTCTACACGCCTGCACCGATCGTGCGCTCAATGATGACATGGTTGGCCGCCCAAGGCTCGCCAGCACGGATCGTTGATCCGGGCGCGGGTTCGGGTCGCTTTATCCTGGCAGCAGGCGAAGCATTCCCGGATGCGCAGCTTGTCGCCGTCGAGATGGACCCACTCGCGGCGCTTATGCTGCGTGCGAATCTGAGCGCACGTGGCTGGACAGATCGAGCGACGGTGATGGTCAAGGACTATCGGGAGGTCAAGCTACCGCGCTGCGCTGGCATAACAGCGTTCATCGGCAATCCGCCATATGTACGGCATCATGACATCGGCGAAGATTGGAAGGCCTGGTACGCCTCGAACTTCGCTGGTTACGGCATCAAGGCAAGTGCCCTCGCTGGCCTGCATTTGCATTTCTTCCTGCAAACCAGGCTGCTGGCCAAGGCTGGCGATGTTGGCGCATTCATTACCTCGGCGGAGTGGATGGATGTCAACTATGGTTCTGCGCTGCGTAGGCTTCTGCTCGACGAGCTAGGTGGCATCGCCCTGCACGTCCTTGAGCCGACTGTCGAAGCCTTCCCCGGCACAGCAACGACAGCAGCGATCGCATGCTTCCGCGTGGGTGAAACGGCCCGCCCCGTGCGTGTCCGCTTCATTGACGAGTTGACCAACCTCAACGGATTGACGAAGGGGACCGACATCCCCCGTGAGCAACTGCAAGCTGCTTCGCGTTGGTCAATCATCGTTCGTCCCTCAGCACCAGCCATGGCCGGTGACATCGAGCTTGGTGAGCTGTTCCGCGTGCATCGTGGCCAAGTGACAGGCGCAAATGGCATCTGGATTGCTGGCGAGCACGCGCAGGGCTTGCCCGATCGGGTGAAGATGCCCGCCGTCACCAAGGCTAAGGATTTGATCCAGGCAGGCGCACACCTGAACTCGGCCGAGGTTTTGCGCCGTGTGATTGACCTACCGACCGATCTGGACGACTTCACGAAGGAAGAGCGGCGGCGTATCAGTTCCTTCCTGTCGTGGGCGAAGCTCCACGGGGCAGATCAAAGCTATATCGCGCAGCATCGACGCGCCTGGTGGTCTGTTGGCCTCAAGGCCCCGGCGCCGATACTTTGCACCTATATGGCCCGCAGGCCCCCTCAGTTCACGCTTAATGCATGCGACGCGCGGCACATCAACATCGCCCATGGCCTATACCCTCGCGAGCCGCTGGCCGCTGGCATAATGGCCAGCCTGGTGACGTGGCTCAACAAAAACATCAACACGGGAAGCGGCAGAACATATGCCGGTGGCTTGACCAAGTTCGAGCCCAAGGAGATTGAGCGTCTGCGCATCCCAAGTCTGGAAAACCTGCACGCATGA
- a CDS encoding plasmid-related protein, translating to MSLKDSGMRIRVEKELRDAFVQACRAQDRPAADVLRDFMRAFTEKQLHGRAELFTGTNRKQK from the coding sequence ATGTCGCTCAAAGACTCCGGGATGCGAATCAGGGTGGAAAAAGAGCTGCGCGATGCATTCGTGCAGGCTTGCCGTGCCCAAGATCGGCCCGCTGCCGATGTCCTTCGGGACTTCATGCGGGCCTTCACGGAGAAGCAGCTACACGGCCGGGCAGAGCTGTTCACCGGCACCAATAGAAAGCAGAAATGA
- a CDS encoding PIN domain-containing protein — protein sequence MSEPTQYRSSSLTITSLAPLEFSVRRWPIDAAAAQCCARLHAPDRRGERDELIAVTALVHGMAVVMRNAADFKPTGVNIVTRGSNRHERLRVQDSSDSGTSAVQS from the coding sequence TTGAGCGAACCAACGCAGTACAGATCATCATCGCTGACCATCACCTCGCTCGCGCCACTCGAGTTCTCGGTACGAAGGTGGCCTATCGATGCCGCTGCGGCGCAGTGCTGCGCCCGCCTGCATGCTCCAGACAGGCGCGGCGAGCGCGACGAACTCATCGCGGTGACGGCATTGGTGCACGGCATGGCCGTGGTCATGCGTAACGCGGCTGATTTCAAGCCGACGGGAGTGAACATCGTCACCCGTGGAAGCAATCGCCATGAACGCCTACGGGTTCAAGATAGTTCCGATAGCGGTACGTCAGCGGTACAGAGCTGA
- a CDS encoding IS1595 family transposase, whose translation MSINAVQFQAGLSMSEFFASYGTQAKCYRALYKWRWPQGFRCPSCAGRARSRFKRGAAIYYQCSACRHQTSLIAGTMFEGTKLPLRTWMLALHLLTSTKTNMAALELMRHLGVNYKTAWRMKHKIMQVMAERESMRKLAGFVQIDDAYLGGERNGGKAGRGSENKQAFLIAVQTDATFTAPRFVVIEPVRSFDNTSLQDWIARRLAPECEVYTDGLACLRRLEDAGHAHTTLDTGGGRAATETAGARWLNVVLGNLKRAISGVYHAIAQGKYARRYLGEAAYRFNRRFRLREMLPRLATAMMQSTPCPEPVLRAASNFHG comes from the coding sequence ATGAGCATCAATGCCGTGCAGTTCCAAGCTGGATTGTCGATGTCTGAGTTCTTCGCGTCCTACGGCACCCAGGCCAAGTGCTATCGCGCGCTCTACAAGTGGCGCTGGCCGCAGGGATTTCGCTGCCCATCCTGTGCTGGACGGGCGCGGTCGCGTTTCAAGCGGGGTGCTGCGATCTACTACCAATGCAGCGCGTGCCGGCATCAGACCAGCCTGATCGCTGGCACGATGTTCGAAGGCACCAAACTGCCGCTGCGCACCTGGATGCTGGCGTTGCACCTGCTGACCTCGACCAAAACCAACATGGCCGCGCTGGAGTTGATGCGGCATCTGGGCGTCAACTACAAGACGGCCTGGCGGATGAAACACAAGATCATGCAGGTTATGGCCGAGCGCGAATCCATGCGGAAACTGGCGGGTTTCGTGCAGATCGACGATGCCTATCTCGGCGGCGAGCGTAACGGTGGCAAGGCCGGACGCGGATCAGAGAACAAACAAGCGTTCCTGATTGCGGTGCAGACCGATGCCACCTTCACCGCGCCGCGCTTTGTGGTGATCGAGCCGGTGCGCAGCTTCGATAACACCTCGCTGCAGGACTGGATTGCCCGTCGCTTGGCGCCCGAATGCGAGGTCTACACCGATGGGCTGGCCTGCTTGCGCCGGCTAGAAGACGCCGGCCACGCGCACACCACGCTGGACACTGGCGGTGGTCGTGCCGCGACCGAAACGGCCGGTGCACGTTGGCTCAACGTGGTGCTGGGCAATCTCAAACGCGCCATCAGTGGCGTGTATCACGCCATCGCGCAAGGCAAATACGCAAGGCGTTACCTGGGAGAAGCGGCCTATCGTTTTAATCGTCGATTCCGCTTGCGCGAGATGCTGCCACGACTTGCCACGGCCATGATGCAATCCACACCATGCCCAGAGCCGGTTTTACGTGCAGCGAGCAATTTTCATGGCTGA
- a CDS encoding IS1595 family transposase, with amino-acid sequence MAMNRVQFQAGLSLPGFLARYGSEVQCEQALEAARWPDGFTCPRCAAKRCSKFYRYEQAYWQCSQCRHQSSLRSGTVFEHSRLPLRTWLLAMYLLGQSKTNLSALELMRHLGVSYPAAWRMKHKLMQAMDEREAGRKLGGVVQLDDAYLGGERNGVKAGRGSENKRPFVIAVETTQDGRPRQAVIDPVPGFTKAALADWIERRLRPGADVYSDGLGAFRVLEAEHAHTVIEGSGRSRCEEANARWVNVVLSNLKRSLDGAYHAFKFTKYAHRYLAETQWRFNRRFDLAALVPRLLVAAARIKPWPESRLRAVPVFSAEVAC; translated from the coding sequence ATGGCAATGAACCGTGTCCAGTTCCAGGCAGGGCTGTCGCTGCCAGGATTTTTGGCGCGTTACGGCAGTGAAGTGCAATGCGAGCAAGCGCTGGAAGCCGCCCGCTGGCCGGACGGGTTCACCTGCCCGCGCTGTGCAGCCAAACGTTGCAGCAAGTTTTACCGGTATGAACAGGCTTACTGGCAGTGTTCGCAGTGCCGCCATCAAAGCAGCCTGCGGTCGGGGACGGTGTTCGAGCACAGCCGGCTGCCCTTGAGGACCTGGCTGCTGGCGATGTATCTGCTGGGCCAGAGCAAGACCAACCTGTCGGCTTTGGAGTTGATGCGGCACCTTGGGGTGAGCTATCCGGCCGCCTGGCGGATGAAGCACAAGCTGATGCAGGCCATGGACGAACGAGAAGCAGGGCGCAAACTCGGCGGCGTGGTGCAACTGGATGATGCCTATCTGGGCGGGGAACGCAACGGCGTCAAGGCGGGCAGAGGTTCGGAGAACAAGCGCCCTTTTGTCATTGCCGTGGAGACCACGCAGGACGGTCGTCCACGGCAGGCGGTGATCGATCCTGTGCCGGGCTTCACCAAGGCGGCGCTGGCCGATTGGATCGAGCGGCGGTTGCGGCCGGGGGCTGACGTGTATAGCGACGGACTGGGCGCTTTCCGGGTCCTGGAGGCTGAGCATGCCCATACAGTGATCGAGGGAAGTGGCCGGAGCCGTTGCGAGGAAGCCAACGCCCGCTGGGTCAACGTGGTGCTGTCCAATCTGAAGCGGTCACTGGACGGGGCGTATCACGCCTTCAAGTTCACCAAGTATGCGCATCGCTATCTGGCCGAGACGCAATGGCGGTTCAACCGGCGCTTTGATCTGGCGGCCCTGGTGCCGCGACTGCTGGTGGCCGCAGCCCGGATCAAGCCATGGCCCGAATCTCGTTTGCGCGCTGTCCCGGTCTTTTCGGCTGAAGTAGCGTGCTAG